Below is a genomic region from Persicimonas caeni.
CGCCATCGAGCACACCAAGCCGGGCGACACCATCAGCCTGCGCGCACGCCACCTCGACGGCACCGCCGAGATCGTGGTCGCAGACAGCGGGGAGGGGATCGAGGCGACCTTGCTCGACGTCATCTTCGAGCCGTTCCAGCAAGGTCCCAAAGAGCAGGTTCAGGCAGGCGGCGGTCTCGGCTTGGGCCTGGCGCTGACCAAGGGCCTCGTCGAGTTGCACGGCGGTCATATTGAGGCTAGGAGTGAAGGCAAAGGCAAAGGAGCGCAGTTTGTCGTGCATCTACCACTCACCGAAGCGCCCGAACGCGTGGCGCCTACCAAGCCCAAGGAGGCCGGCGTGCGCCGCGATATTCTGCTCATTGAGGATGACCCCGACGTCGCCGAGGTTCTCACGCTGATTATCGATCGGGTGGGCCACGACGTGCGCGTGGCCTCGTCGGCCTCTGAGGGATTGGAAATGGCTGCCGAGCAGAGGCCCGATTTGGTCTTGTGCGACCTGGGTCTCCCCGGGATCAGCGGCTACGAACTCGCCGTCCGTCTGCGCGCCGATGAGGGGTTGAGCGACTTGCCCCTGGTCGCCCTGACCGGCTACGGAGGCGAGTCGGTGCGCGAGCGTGCCCTCGAATCAGGCTTCGACGAGCATGTGACCAAGCCGGTGTCGATGACCGAACTCGCCGAGGTCTGTGACAGGATGTGCGGTACTCGCCATTGACCCAGCCCACCTCGTGAAATAGGTTGCGGCCCATCGAACGAGTGGCGAATCAGGAGGTTGAGGTCATGGCGAAGAGCAACGCAGACGGCGAGACGACGGCAGCCATCGTACAGAAGGTCCGCGACGGCATCGAGGAACTCGACGACAAGATCGTCGGCAGTGATGTCTTGTTGACCGGATTTCCCGGCTTTTTGGGTGAACACGTCCTCGAGCGGCTCATCGAGCTGCAGCCCGAGTCGACCTTTTATCTGCTCATTCAGTCCCAGATGCGCGGTCTCGCCGAGCGCTACCTCGACAAACTCGAGCGCGAGAATCCTCACTTCGAGGGGCGCTGGGAGCTTCTCGAGGGTGACATCACCGACCGCTTTTTGGGCCTCGATGAAGAGCGCTACCACGAGCTGACTGCGACCGTGGGCGTGGTCTGGCATCTGGCCGCCATCTATGATCTGGCCGTGCCCGAGCAAATCGCTTACCGGGTCAACGTGACCGGCACCATCCACGTGCTCGACTTCTGCGAGGCTTGCGAGAGCCTGCAGCGATTCAACTACATCTCGACGTGCTACGTCTCGGGCGAGCGCGAGGGCAAGATCTACGAGGACGAGCTCGACGAAGGGCAGGGGCACAAGAATCACTACGAGTCGACCAAGTTTTGGGCCGAGGTCGAGGTCCAGCGGCGCTCGAAGGAAATCCCCACCGCCATTTTCCGACCGGGTATCGTCGTGGGCGACTCGCGCACCGGCGAGACGTTCAAGTACGACGGCCCCTACTACCTGATGAAGCTGCTGCGCCGGCTGCCCGACTGGATGCCGATGGTCAATATCGGCAAAGGCGAGACGGTGGTGAACCTGGTGCCCATCGACTTCGTCGCCGACGCGATGGCTTTTCTGGGCAACAAAGAGGGCGTCGAAGGCCAGATCTTCCAACTCGCCGACCCCAACCCGATGCGCGCCCGCGACGTCGTGGCGCTGACCCTCGACTCGATGAACAAAGCTCCGGCGCTGGCCACGGTGCCCTCGAGCCTGCTCGATGTGGCGCTGAGTCGCCAGAAGGTCGAAGAGCTGGTCGGCGTGCCCCGCGAGTCGATCGTCTACTTCAACCACGACGCCCGCTACGACTCGAGCAACACCCAACGCGAGCTCAAAGAGACGGCGATCCGCTGCCCGCACCTGTCGACCTACATGCAGACGTTGGTCGACTACTTCCTGCGCAATCCCGAAAAAGAGTTCTTGGACAAGCGTCGGATTTGACGGCCGTAGGCTGTCAATAACGCCCCCACCATGGCTGAGTCGTTGTTGAAACGTGCTCGTGGCGCTACTATAGTGCCGATCCACGAGTGCCAATGGATATCTGCGTCGTGAATCACCCACTTTGCGGCGACCTCATACACCGGATTAAGTCATGTCTATCGACGAGCTGAACATGCGCGGCCGCGTATCGACTCGGCTGCTGACCCTGTTGGCGGCGCTGTTCTTCGTGCTGGCCGGCTGCTCGGACGACACCGAAAACAATAACGGTAACGGCGGCGACGCCGCGCTGTTGCCCGATGCGAGCACGGACGCCGATGTCGGCGTCGACACGGCACAGGACGTCGAAGAC
It encodes:
- a CDS encoding SDR family oxidoreductase produces the protein MAKSNADGETTAAIVQKVRDGIEELDDKIVGSDVLLTGFPGFLGEHVLERLIELQPESTFYLLIQSQMRGLAERYLDKLERENPHFEGRWELLEGDITDRFLGLDEERYHELTATVGVVWHLAAIYDLAVPEQIAYRVNVTGTIHVLDFCEACESLQRFNYISTCYVSGEREGKIYEDELDEGQGHKNHYESTKFWAEVEVQRRSKEIPTAIFRPGIVVGDSRTGETFKYDGPYYLMKLLRRLPDWMPMVNIGKGETVVNLVPIDFVADAMAFLGNKEGVEGQIFQLADPNPMRARDVVALTLDSMNKAPALATVPSSLLDVALSRQKVEELVGVPRESIVYFNHDARYDSSNTQRELKETAIRCPHLSTYMQTLVDYFLRNPEKEFLDKRRI